The proteins below are encoded in one region of Bosea sp. BIWAKO-01:
- a CDS encoding IclR family transcriptional regulator — protein MTAPSGRTVRRLELKREAQRHLSELALRTRETVHLAVLAGPDVIYIDKIDSPEPLHASSDIGGKAPAHAVAIGKAILAFQPSYVIEEIGRNLLAFTPRTIDSLEGLEHELSAVRSQGYAVNLGEWRGAVYGLAAPIRRADDVVEAAVGVSGPSTRLTPEMIKLMAEQVMEAADAISRGLGYAGTGR, from the coding sequence ATGACCGCCCCATCGGGTCGGACTGTTCGCCGACTTGAGCTGAAACGGGAAGCGCAGCGCCATCTCTCCGAACTCGCGCTGCGCACACGCGAGACCGTGCATCTGGCGGTCCTCGCGGGCCCTGATGTGATCTATATCGACAAAATCGATAGCCCCGAGCCGCTTCATGCCAGCTCCGATATCGGCGGCAAGGCTCCAGCCCACGCGGTTGCGATCGGCAAGGCTATTCTCGCGTTTCAGCCTTCGTATGTCATCGAAGAGATCGGGCGAAATCTTCTCGCCTTCACGCCAAGGACCATCGATAGCCTTGAAGGGCTCGAGCACGAATTGTCAGCGGTCCGCTCGCAGGGCTATGCCGTCAACCTCGGCGAATGGCGCGGAGCCGTATATGGATTGGCGGCCCCGATCAGGCGCGCCGACGACGTGGTCGAGGCCGCTGTTGGCGTATCGGGGCCATCGACGCGGCTGACACCGGAGATGATCAAGCTCATGGCGGAGCAGGTCATGGAGGCCGCAGACGCGATATCGCGCGGGCTCGGCTATGCCGGGACCGGGCGGTAG
- a CDS encoding protein-S-isoprenylcysteine O-methyltransferase codes for MTLSIAKAIYALLAVGWYIIRIPHERRARRTPVSRSARGLQEIILLSISFTGLGLLPFIYVATGFPRFANYPFQPALAWLGALVAIAALILFHLTHRALGRNWSVSLDLRESHRLVTEGVYRYVRHPMYSAFWLWAIAQALLLPNFIAGLSGLVGFGTLYFFRVAQEERLMLDAFGAEYGDYMARTGRVMPRFHA; via the coding sequence ATGACCCTGAGCATCGCCAAAGCGATCTACGCCCTGCTTGCCGTTGGCTGGTACATCATTCGTATCCCGCATGAGCGACGCGCGCGCCGGACCCCGGTTTCCCGGAGCGCTCGTGGGTTGCAGGAAATCATCCTGCTGAGCATTTCGTTCACGGGCCTCGGACTATTGCCGTTCATCTATGTCGCGACGGGATTCCCGCGCTTCGCGAACTACCCGTTCCAGCCCGCTCTCGCCTGGCTCGGAGCCTTAGTCGCGATCGCCGCGCTCATCCTGTTCCACCTCACGCACCGGGCTCTCGGCCGCAACTGGTCCGTGTCTCTGGATCTCCGCGAGAGCCATCGGCTCGTGACGGAGGGCGTGTACCGCTATGTGCGGCACCCCATGTATTCGGCGTTCTGGCTATGGGCGATTGCCCAGGCTCTCCTGCTGCCCAACTTTATCGCCGGGCTCTCCGGCTTGGTCGGTTTTGGAACGTTGTACTTCTTTCGCGTTGCCCAGGAAGAGCGCCTGATGCTCGATGCGTTCGGTGCGGAATATGGCGACTACATGGCGCGGACCGGGCGCGTCATGCCAAGGTTCCACGCCTGA
- a CDS encoding L,D-transpeptidase: MMVAIPVSARETVTYKGDGTPGAIVIKTKERRLYLVQGDGTAIRYRVAVGKSSKQWLGEVEVEGKHVAPAWSPPDEIKRDNPSLPDVIPGGSPRNPMGARALTLSGGGQYAIHGTNRPDSIGTFASYGCFRMFNDDIVDLFDRVAVGTPVIVLR; this comes from the coding sequence ATGATGGTCGCCATCCCAGTCAGTGCTCGCGAAACCGTTACCTATAAGGGAGATGGGACGCCAGGCGCCATCGTCATCAAGACAAAGGAGCGCCGGCTCTACCTGGTGCAAGGAGACGGGACTGCCATCCGCTACCGGGTGGCGGTCGGGAAGTCATCCAAGCAATGGCTCGGCGAGGTCGAGGTCGAAGGCAAGCATGTTGCACCTGCCTGGTCGCCTCCCGATGAAATCAAGCGGGATAACCCAAGTCTGCCGGACGTCATACCGGGCGGCTCCCCACGAAACCCGATGGGAGCGCGCGCGCTCACATTGTCCGGCGGCGGTCAGTACGCAATCCATGGTACCAACCGGCCGGATTCCATAGGCACGTTCGCGTCTTATGGCTGCTTTCGCATGTTTAATGACGACATCGTCGATCTGTTCGACCGCGTCGCCGTCGGTACGCCGGTTATCGTCCTGCGCTGA